In a genomic window of Phragmites australis chromosome 14, lpPhrAust1.1, whole genome shotgun sequence:
- the LOC133891266 gene encoding probable xyloglucan endotransglucosylase/hydrolase protein 8, with the protein MGSRRLLAALAAIAVSSCFHGASGSASTFGDDFEITGAEDHVKTSADGQTWYLYLDQKTGVGFQTKQRYLFGWFSMKLKLVGNDSAGVVTAYYMCSDVDAAPQRDELDFEFLGNRTGQPYIIQTNVYHNGVGGREMRHSLWFDPTADFHTYSILWNAKHIVFFVDKVPIRVYPNDAGKPGNSFFPIAKPMYVFSSIWNADDWATRGGLEKTDWTKGPFISSYRDFATDACSWPTDSTAPPACAAATGDSWWDQPPAWALDGAQREDSAWVGRNLVIYDYCSDRERYPAVPEECALRATTAS; encoded by the exons ATGGGCTCGCGGCGGCTCCTTGCTGCTCTCGCCGCCATTGCGGTGTCGTCTTGCTTCCACGGCGCGTCGGGCTCGGCGTCGACGTTCGGCGACGACTTTGAGATCACGGGCGCCGAGGACCACGTCAAGACCTCCGCTGACGGCCAGACCTGGTACCTCTACCTCGACCAGAAGACAG GCGTGGGGTTCCAGACGAAGCAGCGGTATCTCTTCGGTTGGTTCAGCATGAAGCTCAAGCTCGTCGGCAACGACTCCGCCGGCGTCGTCACCGCTTACTAC ATGTGCTCCGACGTGGACGCGGCGCCGCAGCGGGACGAGCTGGACTTCGAGTTCCTGGGCAACCGGACGGGGCAGCCCTACATCATCCAGACCAACGTGTACCACAACGGCGTCGGCGGCCGGGAGATGCGCCACTCGCTCTGGTTCGACCCAACCGCCGACTTCCACACCTACTCCATCCTCTGGAACGCCAAGCACATCGT GTTCTTCGTGGACAAGGTGCCGATCCGTGTGTACCCCAACGACGCGGGCAAGCCCGGCAACAGCTTCTTCCCGATCGCCAAGCCCATGTACGTCTTCTCCAGCATCTGGAACGCCGACGACTGGGCCACGCGCGGCGGGCTCGAGAAGACGGACTGGACCAAGGGGCCCTTCATCTCGTCCTACCGCGACTTCGCCACCGACGCCTGCTCCTGGCCAACCGACTCGACTGCACCGCCGGCGTGCGCGGCGGCCACGGGGGACAGCTGGTGGGACCAGCCGCCGGCGTGGGCGCTCGACGGCGCGCAGCGGGAGGACTCCGCCTGGGTGGGACGAAACCTCGTCATCTACGACTACTGCAGCGACCGCGAGCGGTACCCCGCTGTGCCGGAGGAGTGCGCGCTCCGGGCCACCACCGCCTCGTGA
- the LOC133891267 gene encoding protein translation factor SUI1 homolog isoform X3 — MSDLDVQIPTAFDPFAEANAGDSGAAAGSKDYVHVRIQQRNGRKSLTTVQGLKKEFSYNKILKDLKKEFCCNGTVVQDPELGQVIQLQGDQRKNVSNFLVQAGIVKKEHIKIHGF; from the exons ATGTCTGATCTCGACGTTCAGATCCCAACTGCCTTCG ATCCCTTCGCTGAGGCCAATGCTGGGGACTCTGGTGCGGCTGCAGGATCAAAGGACTACGTTCATGTACGCATCCAGCAGCGTAATGGCCGCAAGAGTCTGACGACTGTCCAGGGATTGAAGAAGGAATTCAGCTACAACAAGATCCTGAAAGATCTGAAGAAAGAGTTCTGCTGCAATGGTACAGTCGTCCAGGACCCAGAACTTGGCCAG GTCATTCAACTCCAGGGTGATCAGAGGAAGAACGTCTCAAATTTCCTTGTCCAG GCTGGCATTGTGAAAAAGGAACACATCAAGATTCATGGTTTCTGA
- the LOC133891267 gene encoding uncharacterized protein LOC133891267 isoform X2, whose protein sequence is MLKAEWCFPRAAFSTVGTEGQTNLLPQNNQDNIRMEDNPQTAAFAAPKMGEKKAERKRVARNKDRPPPPVYKFPSSSPLYLGGIEAKKREEHQGLQAPFQDPHLPERVLGVDLFLFDHLPGLSYSVVVFLETVWEFRVESCPIIQGSTVFVIISPVEK, encoded by the exons ATGTTGAAAGCAGAATGGTGTTTTCCTCGTGCGGCATTTTCCACCGTCGGCACAGAAGGACAAACAAATTTGTTGCCACAAAATAACCAGGACAATATTCGAATGGAGGACAACCCTCAGACAGCAGCCTTTGCGGCCCCAAAGATGGGAGAAAAGAAAGCGGAGAGGAAAAGGGTGGCAAGAAACAAGGaccgccctcctcctcccgtCTATAAATtcccctcctcttctcctctttaCTTAGGAGGCATCGAAGCCAAGAAAAGGGAGGAGCACCAAGGACTACAGGCGCCTTTTCAGGATCCACATCTTCCTGAGAGAGTTCTTGGTGTTGATCTCTTCCTCTTCGACCACCTCCCAGG GTTATCGTATTCCGTGGTTGTTTTCTTAGAGACCGTTTGGGAATTTAGGGTGGAGTCATGTCCTATTATTCAAG GTTCTACTGTCTTCGTTATAATCAGCCCTGTCGAGAAATAA
- the LOC133891267 gene encoding uncharacterized protein LOC133891267 isoform X1: protein MLKAEWCFPRAAFSTVGTEGQTNLLPQNNQDNIRMEDNPQTAAFAAPKMGEKKAERKRVARNKDRPPPPVYKFPSSSPLYLGGIEAKKREEHQGLQAPFQDPHLPERVLGVDLFLFDHLPGLSYSVVVFLETVWEFRVESCPIIQGRVTRVLLVVMLGNILFHSISARLLLL, encoded by the exons ATGTTGAAAGCAGAATGGTGTTTTCCTCGTGCGGCATTTTCCACCGTCGGCACAGAAGGACAAACAAATTTGTTGCCACAAAATAACCAGGACAATATTCGAATGGAGGACAACCCTCAGACAGCAGCCTTTGCGGCCCCAAAGATGGGAGAAAAGAAAGCGGAGAGGAAAAGGGTGGCAAGAAACAAGGaccgccctcctcctcccgtCTATAAATtcccctcctcttctcctctttaCTTAGGAGGCATCGAAGCCAAGAAAAGGGAGGAGCACCAAGGACTACAGGCGCCTTTTCAGGATCCACATCTTCCTGAGAGAGTTCTTGGTGTTGATCTCTTCCTCTTCGACCACCTCCCAGG GTTATCGTATTCCGTGGTTGTTTTCTTAGAGACCGTTTGGGAATTTAGGGTGGAGTCATGTCCTATTATTCAAGGTAGAGTTACTCGGGTTCTTTTGGTTGTGATGCTaggaaatattttgtttcactCCATATCTGCTAGGTTATTATTGCTTTAA